In Chloroflexota bacterium, a single window of DNA contains:
- a CDS encoding alpha-ketoacid dehydrogenase subunit beta, with protein MAVTSAPDAPAGAATRQIFMSQALHEALDEEMARDPNVFVMGEEVGIWGGAYNVTAGLLEKWGEARIIDTPISEAAIGGAAVGAAVTGCRPVAEFMYSDFMGIAMDQIVNQAAKNRYMFGGAAKLPITYRAPFGAGTGNAAQHTQSLEAWFAHVPGLKVVTCSSPHDAKGLLKSSIREDNVVIFFEHKAIYSMRGPVPEDEYTIPLGMADVKREGSDVSVVTYARQVHYALEAAEQLAGEGIDVEVVDVRTLYPLDVDTILASVHKTNHAVVVYEAARFGGFGAEIASQIQEHGFDDLDAPVLRVAGSHSPIPFSEPLEKGAIPDPERIAAAVRESLQGSR; from the coding sequence ATGGCTGTCACAAGCGCACCCGACGCCCCGGCCGGAGCCGCCACCCGCCAGATTTTCATGAGCCAGGCGCTGCACGAGGCCCTGGACGAAGAGATGGCCCGCGACCCCAACGTCTTCGTCATGGGCGAGGAAGTGGGTATCTGGGGCGGGGCCTACAACGTGACCGCCGGCCTGCTCGAGAAGTGGGGCGAGGCGCGAATCATCGACACGCCCATTTCCGAGGCGGCCATCGGCGGGGCGGCGGTCGGCGCCGCCGTGACCGGCTGCCGGCCCGTGGCCGAGTTTATGTACTCGGACTTCATGGGCATCGCCATGGACCAGATCGTCAACCAGGCCGCCAAGAACCGCTATATGTTCGGCGGCGCCGCCAAGCTGCCCATCACCTACCGCGCGCCCTTCGGCGCCGGCACCGGCAACGCGGCGCAGCACACCCAGAGCCTCGAAGCCTGGTTCGCGCACGTGCCCGGGCTCAAGGTGGTCACCTGCTCGTCGCCCCACGACGCCAAGGGCCTGCTGAAGTCGTCCATCCGCGAGGACAACGTGGTCATATTCTTCGAGCACAAGGCCATCTACTCCATGCGCGGCCCCGTGCCCGAGGATGAATACACCATTCCGCTGGGTATGGCCGACGTGAAACGCGAGGGCAGCGACGTCAGCGTCGTGACCTACGCCCGCCAGGTGCACTACGCGCTGGAGGCCGCCGAGCAGCTGGCCGGCGAAGGCATCGATGTCGAAGTCGTCGACGTCCGCACGCTCTATCCCCTCGACGTGGACACCATCCTGGCCTCCGTCCACAAGACGAATCACGCCGTCGTGGTCTACGAGGCGGCGCGCTTCGGCGGCTTTGGCGCCGAGATCGCTTCCCAGATCCAGGAGCACGGGTTCGACGACCTGGACGCGCCCGTGCTGCGCGTGGCCGGGTCGCACTCGCCCATTCCGTTCTCGGAGCCGCTCGAAAAGGGCGCCATCCCCGACCCGGAGCGGATCGCCGCGGCCGTTCGAGAGTCGCTGCAAGGCTCCCGCTAG